The Mesorhizobium sp. M3A.F.Ca.ET.080.04.2.1 genome contains the following window.
AGATATCGCGATCTTACCCAAGTTATACAAAACCTATTGCAAGTTTTTTTCTATATCACTCCCGTCATGTGGCAGATCAAGACGCTTCCGGAGACCGCTTCTCGTTATCTGTTTGATCTCAACCCATTTTATCATTTGGTTACAATCGTACGCGAGCCATTGCTCGGCGAGGCGCCGGCGGCAATGAGCTGGAGCGTTGTTGTTGCCATGATGGCATGCGGGTGGGTATTCGCGATTTGGTTTTTTGGCCGCTACCGTCAACGCATTGCCTACTGGCTTTGAAAATGTCCCACGTTCATCTCGACAATGTCTCCGTAGCGTTTCCCGTATACAACGCGGCGAGCCGATCGTTCAAAAATCGTGTCCTGAGCGTTGCAACGGGGGGGGCCATCGAGCGGCGTCATGACGGAAATATCGTCGTGAAGGGTCTCGAGAATATCAATCTCGATATCAAAGAGGGAGAGCGGGTCGGCCTGATCGGGCACAATGGTTCGGGCAAGACAACGCTGCTACGCGTACTTTCTGGAATTTACGCACCGACGTCTGGCAGCGCCACTATCGACGGTGAGTGCGTGTCGCTCATCAATATCAGTCTTGGGATAGACCCCGAGGCGACGGGTCGAGAAAACATTCGTTTGCGTGCCGCTATGATGGGGCTTACGCCGTCTGAATTACGCGCCAGGCTCGACGAAATCGCCGAATTCTCCGGGCTTGGGGATTTTTTGGAAATGCCTTTCCGCACATACTCATCCGGCATGCAATTGAGGTTGGCGTTCGCAACATCAACGTCGATCCGGCCGGAAATTCTCATTATGGACGAGTGGCTTTCGACCGGCGACGAAGATTTCAAAGAGCGCGCTAATAGGCGCCTGCGAGAGATTGTGAGTTCGACAAAGATTCTGGTTCTGGCGAGCCACTCCAGAGAACTGTTGCTCCAAAACTGCAATCGGATTGTTTGGCTGGAGCATGGGCACGTCAGGTCGGATGGGCCAGCACCGGATGTTGCCGCCCAATATTTTGGTAGTTAAAGCTTCAGCGAAAAGGGACGGAGCCCAACCATGAGTACCTCCACAAACGAAAGCCTAGATTTTGGACACAGGGTCACGGGGTTGATTTACCATGAATTTCTGAGAAACATGCATGAGCACTTGAACCCGAGAAACTATTTCGAGATCGGAACCTTGCACGGCGTCACATTGGCGAACGCGAAATGCCCATCGATCGCTGTTGATCCGGTTTTCCGGCTCCAAACAGACGTTATGGCAGAAAAGCCGACATGTCACTTGTACCAGCAAACGAGCGATGATTTCTTCGCCGAGCAGAACTTAACTGAGCTATTTGGTGAACCAGTCGACTTTGCTTTCTTAGATGGAATGCACCTCTTTGAATTCCTGTTGAGAGATTTCATAAATACTGAGAAGCAGTGCGAAAATGGCTCAATTATAGCGCTCCATGATTGCCTTCCTTTAGACCATTACATGACGGTAAGATCGCCGGATGATCCCATTCGGCTAAATACAGCTTATGAAGGTTATTGGACAGGCGACGTTTGGAAAATTGTTCCGGCGCTGCAGAAATATCGCCCGGATCTGTCAATCACCGTCATAGATTGTGTGGGTACAGGTTTGGTCCTCGTGACTAATCTCGATCCAAATAGCACTGTCCTTGCCGACAATAGCCAAGTTCTCGTCGAGGACAACGCATATGATTTCGGCGCTGATCGGCTTCATGCCTACTGGAATAGCGTGGCAATTACACCAGCTGAACGCCTCTTGGACAGCGCGTCGCTGGCCGCAAAGTTTCGTCTTTAGATGCCAGGTCGGCTGGAATTGGCGATTTGACGGGCCGGGCCTCAGCAATCGGCGCTGGATTGGCGCCCCGCATTGGTTTGGTCGCGCAATGGGGGCACGCGCGATGGCGGTGACTTTTGACACTGATCGGGGATGCAGTTCAGATCAGTCGGCTCCGTCCACAGTGACATTGGTGGGGATATCTGGCTCGACGTGTCGCTCGGTCGCTGGAACATCTC
Protein-coding sequences here:
- a CDS encoding ABC transporter ATP-binding protein, producing MSHVHLDNVSVAFPVYNAASRSFKNRVLSVATGGAIERRHDGNIVVKGLENINLDIKEGERVGLIGHNGSGKTTLLRVLSGIYAPTSGSATIDGECVSLINISLGIDPEATGRENIRLRAAMMGLTPSELRARLDEIAEFSGLGDFLEMPFRTYSSGMQLRLAFATSTSIRPEILIMDEWLSTGDEDFKERANRRLREIVSSTKILVLASHSRELLLQNCNRIVWLEHGHVRSDGPAPDVAAQYFGS
- a CDS encoding class I SAM-dependent methyltransferase, producing MSTSTNESLDFGHRVTGLIYHEFLRNMHEHLNPRNYFEIGTLHGVTLANAKCPSIAVDPVFRLQTDVMAEKPTCHLYQQTSDDFFAEQNLTELFGEPVDFAFLDGMHLFEFLLRDFINTEKQCENGSIIALHDCLPLDHYMTVRSPDDPIRLNTAYEGYWTGDVWKIVPALQKYRPDLSITVIDCVGTGLVLVTNLDPNSTVLADNSQVLVEDNAYDFGADRLHAYWNSVAITPAERLLDSASLAAKFRL